Proteins from one Sabethes cyaneus chromosome 2, idSabCyanKW18_F2, whole genome shotgun sequence genomic window:
- the LOC128736034 gene encoding putative uncharacterized transmembrane protein DDB_G0285049, with translation MMEMMNMVMMVITKIVMETKMLQMIMEMTEMIMTRIKLIMTNIMKVMTNTMKAMSNMMIEMTKMMIIFTKMMKGMTNTIKCVNENDDRNDENDDENNDGSDGNDDDNDENEDGNDKNGNGKDQNFNGNEDDNDELKVMNTM, from the coding sequence ATGATGGAGATGATGAATATGGTAATGATGGTAATAACGAAAATTGTAATGGAAACGAAAATGTTGCAAATGATTATGGAAATGACGGAAATGATAATGACGAGAATAAAGTTGATAATGACGAATATAATGAAAGTGATGACGAATACGATGAAGGCGATGTCGAATATGATGAttgaaatgacgaaaatgatgattatATTTACGAAGATGATGAAGGGGATGACGAATACGATAAAATGTGttaacgaaaatgatgatagaaatgacgaaaatgatgatgaaaataatgaTGGTAGTGAcggaaatgatgatgataatgacgaaaatgaagaTGGAAACGACAAAAACGGAAACGGTAAAGACCAGAATTTTAATGGTAACGAAGATGATAATGACGAATTAAAGGTGATGAATACGATGTAG